A single Mangifera indica cultivar Alphonso chromosome 20, CATAS_Mindica_2.1, whole genome shotgun sequence DNA region contains:
- the LOC123204195 gene encoding G-type lectin S-receptor-like serine/threonine-protein kinase LECRK2, which yields MAYLPLPTLILLCLLQWLPCLSAANISVGSSLSTTGDNSSRLSPLGHFAFGFRQLNNSNHFLLAIWFNKIPENTIVWYADGDNPAPRGSKVELTTQGLLLKDPENQIIWSTSPSTEVADEAAMLDTGNFVLIGNDCNYVWQSFKDPRDTILRTQRLDLGSMLVSKLTETNFSKGRFELHFTNGNLELNPVAWPTRFNYKPYYTSNTYSADSSESGHQLVFDELADIYIVKTNEAIVQLWENLTYSADYYYRATLDFDGSFAEFAYPRTSDGNQAWWRLRAVPENMCLAIFHDIGRGGCGFNSYCTFGNGRYNCNCPDGYVFVDPTNRFSDCRPTFRQGCEANGGSRDPEELYQMREVKDVNWPLGDYERLEPYTQTMCEKDCLHDCSCAAVIFRANRCWKKRFPLSNGRLEPNSFSKALLKVRKGDSPESANSGSNKGILTLLGAVFLGGSVFFNVLLLVALCLIVFLLPKRQYGNHNFKDSTMAESNLRFFTYNELSEATDDFKEELGRGSFGIVYKGVFRTGSGNAIAVKKLDKLAQEKEREFKTEVSAIGRIHHKNLVQLLGYCDEGTNRLLVYEVMSNGTLANILFALPRPDWNLRVRISLEIAKGLVYLHEECNVPIIHCDIKPQNILLDHYFNAKISDFGLSKLLLSDQSRTRTMIRGTRGYVAPEWFKNVPVSAKVDVYSYGVMLLEIICCRRSVEMETEEERKAILTDWVYDCYVEGRVDALVNEDEMAMADKCRLQKWLMVAIWCIQEDPSKRPTMKMVLHMFEGYLEVPKSPCPSSFSLS from the coding sequence ATGGCTTATTTACCTCTCCCTACTCTAATCTTGCTTTGTCTTCTTCAATGGCTACCATGTTTGTCCGCAGCCAACATCAGTGTGGGTTCATCTCTGTCCACCACCGGTGATAACTCTTCACGGCTTTCCCCTTTGGGTCACTTCGCTTTTGGATTTCGCCAGCTTAACAATTCAAACCATTTCTTACTTGCCATCTGGTTCAACAAAATACCTGAAAATACTATTGTTTGGTACGCCGACGGAGATAACCCAGCTCCAAGAGGATCAAAAGTGGAGCTTACAACCCAAGGCCTCTTGCTCAAAGATCCTGAAAACCAAATAATATGGAGTACAAGTCCTTCCACCGAAGTTGCGGATGAAGCTGCTATGCTTGACACAGGCAACTTCGTGCTAATAGGTAATGACTGTAACTATGTTTGGCAGAGTTTTAAGGATCCTAGAGACACTATCTTACGCACGCAGAGATTAGATTTGGGTAGTATGCTGGTTTCAAAGCTGACAGAAACCAATTTCTCCAAGGGCAGGTTTGAGCTCCATTTTACCAATGGAAACCTTGAGCTCAATCCTGTAGCGTGGCCAACTAGATTCAATTATAAACCATATTATACCAGCAATACTTACAGTGCAGATTCTTCTGAGTCGGGCCATCAGCTGGTTTTTGATGAATTAGCTGACATTTACATTGTGAAAACTAATGAAGCAATCGTTCAATTGTGGGAAAATTTAACATATAGTGCGGATTACTATTATCGAGCAACTTTGGACTTCGATGGAAGTTTCGCAGAATTTGCTTATCCAAGGACTTCTGATGGTAATCAGGCTTGGTGGCGTCTGCGAGCTGTTCCTGAGAACATGTGTTTGGCCATATTTCACGACATTGGCAGGGGTGGCTGTGGCTTCAATAGCTACTGCACATTTGGAAATGGGAGATATAATTGTAACTGCCCAGATGGGTATGTATTTGTGGATCCAACTAACCGATTTAGTGACTGCAGGCCGACGTTTCGGCAAGGGTGTGAAGCTAATGGTGGGTCAAGAGATCCAGAAGAATTATATCAAATGAGGGAAGTCAAAGATGTAAATTGGCCACTGGGAGATTATGAGAGGTTGGAACCTTATACTCAAACAATGTGCGAAAAAGATTGCTTGCATGATTGCTCTTGTGCTGCTGTGATATTTAGAGCCAACAGATGTTGGAAGAAGAGATTTCCACTTTCCAACGGAAGATTGGAACCTAATTCTTTCTCAAAAGCTCTACTCAAAGTCAGGAAAGGAGATTCTCCAGAGTCTGCCAATTCAGGCAGCAATAAAGGAATATTAACATTATTAGGAGCTGTATTCTTGGGTGGTTCTGTATTCTTTAACGTTCTTTTGCTAGTGGCTCTTTGTCTAATTGTCTTTCTGTTGCCTAAGAGACAATATGGAAACCATAATTTCAAAGATTCAACCATGGCTGAATCAAATTTGCGTTTCTTTACTTACAATGAACTCAGTGAGGCTACAGATGACTTTAAGGAAGAACTGGGCAGAGGCTCTTTCGGTATCGTGTACAAAGGGGTCTTCAGAACTGGTTCAGGAAATGCCATAGCGGTCAAGAAGTTGGACAAGTTAGCtcaagaaaaggaaagagaattTAAAACTGAAGTGAGTGCAATTGGGAGAATTCATCACAAAAATCTAGTCCAGTTGCTAGGATACTGTGATGAAGGTACTAATCGGCTTTTAGTATATGAAGTTATGAGCAATGGGACTTTGGCAAATATCCTTTTTGCACTTCCAAGGCCTGACTGGAATCTAAGAGTCAGGATTTCCCTGGAGATTGCGAAAGGGCTTGTGTACTTACATGAAGAATGCAATGTTCCAATCATCCATTGTGATATAAAACCTCAAAATATACTTCTAGACCACTACTTTAATGCAAAGATTTCTGACTTTGGATTATCAAAGTTGTTACTCTCAGATCAGTCTCGAACGCGGACCATGATCCGAGGAACTCGAGGATATGTAGCCCCTGAATGGTTCAAGAATGTACCTGTGTCTGCCAAAGTGGATGTTTACAGTTATGGTGTTATGCTATTAGAGATAATTTGCTGCAGAAGAAGCGTGGAGATGGAAacagaggaagaaagaaaggcAATCCTAACAGATTGGGTTTATGACTGCTATGTTGAAGGAAGAGTAGATGCTCTggtaaatgaagatgaaatggCTATGGCAGACAAGTGCAGGTTGCAAAAGTGGCTGATGGTAGCAATCTGGTGCATCCAAGAAGATCCTTCAAAGCGGCCAACAATGAAGATGGTGTTGCACATGTTTGAAGGATATTTGGAAGTTCCAAAATCCCCATGCCCTTCTTCCTTCAGCTTGAGTTGA